A genomic window from Silene latifolia isolate original U9 population chromosome Y, ASM4854445v1, whole genome shotgun sequence includes:
- the LOC141628141 gene encoding uncharacterized protein LOC141628141 — protein sequence MFRKTLILDNSKLNIGAGLTFRQVKELVNGYENIGATLIDFKNFQRDIKCYIGLRDADLFIDRLEKLKATQPQFYFAYDVDPQNHLTKFFWADATCIRNYSFFGDVVSFDPTYGTNKYDMVFTPFTGVNHHRKSVLFVGCLLLHEDDISFQWTFQHLLTAMGQKKPQFMITDQCPGIKKAFPSVFKKARHRYCMWHITQKITEKVGSVLCKDTGTVYVTYPGTVYVTVPLFHCYINNLLPNPCCIKTRFQTAMDQQRYTRRCDDYNSDHSFPELKTELPIEKHDAIIYTHAVFKVFQEEVMAADSCGVDDFGKEEHVRIIHVIDAEIDKIFKVGFDPRSTDAVCECKLFERIGLLCRHIVWVYKGKGIGSSSEVTIHPPEQARNKGSGKRLKSAKQQAIEKAAKPKRLSAYCKERVTHNRRTCPLRIFDEAFPSVFKTARYRYCMWYITQKITDKVGSALCRDMGTVFQTAMDQQRYTRRCDDYNSDHSFPELKTELPIEKHGAIIYTHVVFKVFEEEVMAADSCGVGDFEKEEHVRIIHVIDAEIDRIFKVGFDHRSTDAVCECKLYERIGLLCMHIVWVYKGKGIGRIPSKYIVDRWLNNTHAANRLDSNGNVIEDSYMATFDISHLCNVWSEFRQIVGVLQTLPAEHTEELASLLVEFRQKLCIEPVTKDQEMEILLGCSSSFEVTIHPPEQARNKGSGTRLKSAKQQAIEKAAKPKRLYAYCKERVTHDRRTCHLRIADEAAEKAAKKKKV from the exons ATGTTCCGAAAGACGCTTATCTTGGACAACTCCAAGTTGAATATTGGCGCTGGATTGACCTTTAGACAGGTTAAGGAACTTGTCAATGGGTATGAAAATATCGGTGCTAcattgatagattttaagaactttcaaagAGATATCAAGTGCTATATTGGGTTACGAGATGCTGACCTTTTCATCGATCGACTCGAGAAACTCAAAGCAACCCAACCCCAGTTCTACTTCGCCTATGATGTTGATCCGCAAAACCATCTAACAAAGTTCTTTTGGGCTGATGCTACATGTATTAGAAACTACTCATTCTTTGGGGATGTTGTGAGCTTCGACCCTACTTACGGAACcaacaagtatgatatggtttttacaccattcaCAGGTGTTAATCACCACAGAAAGTCGGTGTTGTTTGTCGGTTGTCTCCTGTTACACGAGGATGACATCTCCTTCCAATGGACCTTTCAGCATTTATTGACTGCCATGGGACAAAAAAAGCCACAGTTCATGATCACGGATCAATGCCCTGGCATAAAGAAG GCTTTCCCTTCTGTTTTCAAGAAAGCAAGGCATcgttattgtatgtggcatattacaCAAAAGATCACGGAAAAAGTTGGTTCAGTACTCTGCAAAGACACGGGAACAGTGTATGTTACA TACCCGGGAACAGTGTATGTTACAGTACCATTGTTTCATTGTTACATAAATAATTTGTTGCCGAATCCTTGTTGCATTAAAACCAGGTTCCAAACTGCTATGGACCAGCAGCGCTATACACGaaggtgcgatgattataacagcGACCACTCATTCCCTGAGCTTAAGACAGAATTACCTATAGAAAAGCATGACGCTATTATATACACACATGCTGTGTTCAAGGTGTTTCAAGAAGAAGTAATGGCTGCCGATTCATGTGGTGTTGATGACTTTGGGAAAGAGGAGCATGTGCGCATAATTCATGTAATCGATGCTGAGATAGACAAAATTTTCAAGGTGGGGTTCGACCCTAGAAGCACAGATGCAGTATGCGAGTGTAAACTGTTCGAAAGAATTGGACTACTCTGCAGGCATATTGTGTGGGTGTACAAGGGCAAAGGAATTGG CTCGTCGTCTGAAGTCACTATCCACCCTCCggaacaagcacgcaacaagggcAGTGGAAAAAGATTGAAGTCAGCTAAACAACAGGCCATTGAAAAAGCAGCCAAGCCAAAGAGGCTATCTGCATACTGCAAAGAAAGAGTTACCCACAACAGGAGAACATGCCCTCTTCGCATATTTGATGAA GCTTTCCCTTCTGTTTTCAAGACGGCTAGGTATCGTTATTGTATGTGGTATATTACACAAAAGATCACGGACAAAGTTGGTTCAGCACTCTGCAGAGACATGGGAACAGT GTTCCAAACTGCTATGGACCAGCAGCGCTATACACGaaggtgcgatgattataacagcGACCACTCATTCCCTGAGCTTAAGACAGAATTACCTATAGAAAAGCATGGCGCTATTATATACACACATGTTGTGTTCAAGGTGTTTGAAGAAGAAGTAATGGCTGCCGATTCATGTGGTGTTGGTGACTTTGAGAAGGAGGAGCATGTGCGCATAATTCACGTAATCGATGCTGAGATAGATAGAATTTTCAAGGTGGGGTTCGACCATAGAAGCACAGATGCAGTATGCGAGTGTAAACTGTACGAAAGAATTGGATTACTCTGCATGCATATTGTGTGGGTGTACAAGGGCAAAGGAATTGGGCGAATACCAAGCAAGTACATTGTAGATCGTTGGCTAAATAACACACACGCAGCGAACAG GCTTGATTCGAATGGGAATGTCATTGAGGATTCATATATGGCTACATTTGATATTAGTCATTTGTGCAACGTATGGTCAGAGTTCCGTCAGATAGTTGGTGTTCTCCAAACTTTACCTGCTGAACACACGGAAGAGTTAGCATCCCTCCTAGTTGAGTTCCGGCAGAAGTTATGTATTGAACCGGTTACAAAAGACCAAGAGATGGAGATTCTTTTAGGCTGCAGCTCGTCGTTTGAAGTCACTATCCACCCTCCggaacaagcacgcaacaagggcAGCGGAACAAGATTGAAGTCAGCTAAACAACAGGCCATTGAAAAAGCAGCCAAGCCAAAGAGGCTATATGCATATTGCAAAGAAAGAGTTACCCACGACAGGAGAACATGCCATCTTCGCATAGCTGATGAAGCTGCTGAGAAAGCAGCTAAAAAGAAAAAAGTTTGA